The Kutzneria kofuensis genome includes the window CTACGTCCGGCGCACCACCGACGCGGCCGACCGGCGCAAGGTGGTCGTCGAACCCGCGCCGGACGCGCTGGCCGGCGTCGAGGCGATCGTCGGCCCGGCCCGGCGCCACATCGCCGAGATCATCGCCGGCTACACCCCGGAGCAGCAGGAGCTGCTGTTCGACTACTTCACCCGCGCCGCCCCGGCCTACCGCGAGGCGTCGGAGGAGATCCGGCGGGCGACACGGGACGGGAAGTGACCGTCAGCCGGAGCCGCCGTCGAGTGAACCCGTGCCTCACGCCGATTCGCGCAGCACCAGCTCGGTGTCCAGGACGACCTGGCGTTGCTCGGCCACGGTGCCGTCGATCAGGGCGAGGAGTTCACGCGCGCTCCGCGCACCTGCCTCCTCGACCGGTTGCCCCACGGTGGTCAGCGGCGGATCGGTGGTGCGGCAGATCGGCGCGTTGTCGAAGCCGATCACGGCGACGTCGTCGGGCACCCGACGCCCGAGGCGCCGCAGGGCCCGCAGCACGCCGACGGCCATCAGGTCGGACGCGGCGAAGATGGCGTCCACGTCGGGCCGCCGGTCCAGCAGCCGCAGGGCGGCATGTTCCCCGGCCGGCAGTCCGAAGTCGCCGTGCACCACCAGGCCCGGGTCGAACCGGCCGGCGGCGGTGAGCGCGTCGCGGAAACCGGCGAGCCGGTCGACGCCTGCGGACATGTCCTTCGGTCCGGCGAGGGTGGCGATCCGGGTCCGGCCGGCCTCGATCAGGTGGCGGACGGCCTGGCCGGCTCCGCCGTGATTGTCGACGTCCACATAGGAGTAGCGGTTCGGATCGGCGCCCACCGGCCGCCCGGCGATGACCATCGGGACGTCGACCCGCTCCAGCGCCGCGGCATGCCGCGCGTGCATGCTGACGATCAACGCGCCGTCGACGTGGTCGCCCCGTAAGTGGCGCAGCGCCGCGGACTTGCCGTTGCGGGCCGGTTCCATCGTCAGCAGCACGACCTGGTGGTCGGCCGCGGCCAACTCCCGGTTGATGCCCCACAGGATCCGGCTGAAGTACGGGTCGGCGAACAGCCGGCCGCCGTCCTCGCACACCGTCACGGCGACCAGGCCGGTGCGCCGGGGACCGGGCATCCGGCCGGCCCGCTGCCGGACGTAGCCGAGCCGGTCCACCGCCTGCTCCACCTGCCGCCGCGTTTCCGGCCGGACATGGTGGAATCCGCTGAGCACACGGGACGCCGTGGCCAGCGAGACGCCGGCGGCGTGGGCCACGTCAGCCAGCGTCGGTCGGACATCTGTCAGGTTGAGCACGGCAGCGTCCACCTCTCGGAAGAACACGCGACCTTCAGCCGGCCGGGCCCGCCTCCGCCGGCGGCGGTGGCGGAGGAGGACCCGTCGCCGGGTCGGCCGATCAGGACGAGGAGACCGAGAAGCTGTTCGAGGTGAAGTTCAGCGACCGCCCGGTCGAGGTGATCTCGAAGCCGAACTGCACGTCCCCCAGCGTCACGTCGCCGAACCAGCCCTTGGACCTGATCCAGTTGAGCACGGCCTTGATGTCCACCGAGCCGGCATTCGTGTTGCCGTGCCGCAGGAACGAGAACACGGCGTTGGCGCCGTTCGATCCCTTGTAGACGTCCCAGGTGTGGCCGCCGACGGTGACCGTGGTCTGCTTGCTGCCGATCGGGCCGACCGCGCCGGTCTTGTTCATCCACAGCATGATCTCGTAGGCGTTGTTGTTGGCCCAGATGTCGTACGCCGTCTCGTAGGCGCCGCTGCCCGGAACCGTGACGTTGAACTTGCTCGTGACGCTGCCGATGGAGCTGAGCTTCTTGCCGATGCCGCGACCGGAGTGCGGGTAGCTCTTCACGCCGCCGGTGTTGGGCTGGTTGGAGGACACGCCCCAGTTGCTGTACGAGTTGGCCCAGATCGTCTGCGGGCCGGCGCCGCCGCCCCAGACGTCGTTACTGAGCGTGTACCCCCCGTTCGACCACGTGCCCCATTTGTCGGACGAGGACCAGGTGGCGGCGTGGGCAGTGGTGGCGGTCAGCACCAGCGTGGCCAGGGTGGCCAGGCCTACCTGGGCAAAGCGCAGGGATTTACGCATCAGCAGGGACCTTCCGAGCGTCGTTGCGCGGGTGTTCGACCGGACGGTTCATCGCGTCGTTTCGACGGTTCCTCGTGATCGTCCGGTGACGCAGGGTCAAGCGAACGCACTGTGACACGGGAATTGCGAGCCGGTCAAGAACCGACGCCTGCGGCCCCACCCGGTCTAGACCAAGACATGCGCGTCCACCTCGGGTTCGACGAATTCGACCGCCCTACCGGGTGTCGAATATTCGACAAATGCGAGTCGTGCGGATCCGCACGTCCGAACCGTGTCGACGAATGTCAATCGCCCAACGGTGATGTCATCTCATTGATGGCCAATGGATCGCGCCCGCCGCCGGCGGGGGACCGGAGGCGGCGGCTGCCGCCGCCATCCGTGTAATTTTCACCTCGGACGGTGATCACCGTCGATCGCATCGAGTGGCGTCCGCCACCCCTGGCTACCGGCGAGAACGTCCGAGCCCGCACGTCCATCCGGCGCCGAACCGTCTACCAGCGGCTCTGGCAAGTTGAAACGTTTTTGGCGGTGGCCGGGGCCGCCAGTACTGTCCTGCCGCACGGACTCCGTCGCGCCATGCGCAGTCCATACTGGACACGACAGGAGAAGTCCATGTCTCTCAAGCATCATGCGTTCCTCATGGCCGGTGTCACCGCGGCCGTCCTGATCCCCGTCCCGGCCGCCACGGCCGCGCCGCAGGCCCTGCCCCCGCAGTGCTCCGGAACCGCGCCGATCAAGTGCCACTTCGACGTCTCGCCGGGCAACTACGACGTCACCGTGGGACTCGGCAGCACCACGAAGGCGGCCAACACCTCGATGTCGGTCGAGGCACGCCGGCAGATCCTGACCGCCGTCGCGACCGCCGCCGGCAAGGTCGTCCCCACCACGGTCACGGTCAACGTGCGCACTCCGGAGGGACAACCCACCGGCCAGGGCGGCACCGGAACCCCGGGCCTGGACATCGTCTTCGGCGGCAGCGCGCCCGCGATCAGCTCCTTGACCGTCACCAAGGCGAACGCCCCGCTGGTGGCCTACCTCGCCGGCGACTCGACCGTCTGCGACCAGCCGACCGCGCCCTACACGGGGTGGGGCCAGATCCTGCCGACCGACGTGCGCAACGGCGCCGTTGTCGCGAACTACGCGGACTCCGGCGAGAGCTCCGGCAGCTTCCTGGCCAACAAGGCGCTGTTCCCGACGCTCAAGGCGCTGATCAAGCCCAAGGACCTGGTGCTCATCCAGTTCGGGCACAATGACAAAGACACCTCGGAAAGCGCTTTCCGCAGCAACCTGACCGCGATGGTCAACGGCGTGCGGGAGCGCGGCGGCATCCCGGTGCTGGTGACGCCGCCGGTGCGGCGGCTGTTCAACGGCAACACGCTCACCCCGACCGCGTTGCACGTCAACAGCAAGGGTGTCGACCTGCCGGCGGTGATCCGCGCGCTCGGCAAGAGCGCGAACGTGCCGGTGATCGACCTGACCGCCAAGAGCAAGGCCCTGGTGCAGGGCCTCGGCCCGACGGGGTCGCAGAAGATCTACCTCACCAAGGCCGCCGACGGTGTCAGCGACAACACGCACTTCTCCCAGTACGGCGCGACGCAGATGGCCAACCTCGTCGTGCAGGGCGTCCGCGAGCTGAACCTGTCGCTGGCCGGCTACCTGCGCTGAGGAGGAACGGCTATGGCTATCCGTGGCAGAGTCTGGAAAATCGTCGCCTGCGCGGTGGCGTTGCTGTTGACGGCGCCGGCCGGCACCGCCCCCGCGGTCGGCAGCGGCACGACCGCCGCCAACCGGCTGCGCACGGTCACCGACTTCGACGCCGGCTGGCTGTTCCACTACGGCGACGCGAGCGGCGCGAACGCGACCACCTACCCCGACAGTGCCTGGCGCAAGGTCAGCGTGCCGCACGACTGGAGCATCGAGGGCCCGAACCCGCCGGCGAACCCGTTCGCCCAGTCGGCCCCGAGCACGGGTCGCGGCGGCTACCTGCCCTCGGGAATCGGCTGGTACCGCAAGCACTTCTCACTCGCCGGGGTACCCAGCACCCGCAAGGTGTTCGTCGAGTTCGACGGCGTCATGGCCAACGCGAGCGTGTACGTCAACGGCAAGCTCATCGGCACCCACCCGTACGGGTACACCAGTTTCCGCTACGACATCACGGCGGCGGCGAACCTCGGCGCCGACAACGTGATCGCCGTCAAGACCGACACCAGCCAGCAACCGGCGTCCCGGTACTACACGGGCGCCGGGATCTACCGCGACGTCCGTCTCATCGCGACGGACCCGGTGCATGTCGACCAGTGGGCCACCTACGTCACCACGCCCAACGCCACCGGCGTCCACGCGCAGACCACGGTGGTCAACAGCGGCAGCTCGGCGGCGAGCGTCAGCGTGCAGGGCGTGCTCACCGACCCGAACGGCGCCGCGCTCTCCCCGGTCACCACGTCGGCGAAGACCATCGCCGCCGGCGGCTCGGCCACCTTCAGCTATGACGTGCCGGTGAGCAACCCCAAGCTCTGGGACCTCACCAACCCGAACCTGTACTCGTTGGCCACCAACGTGATCGTCGGCGGCACGGCGGTGGACGACGACATCACCCCGGTCGGCATCCGCACCCTGACCTTCAGCGCCTCGGCGGGGATGAAGCTGAACGGCAAGTCCGTGAAGTTTCAGGGTGTCGCCCTCCACCAGGACTTCCACGGACTGGGCATGGCCGCCCCGCAGCGGGCCATGCAGCGGCGACTGGCCGAGCTCAAGGCGCTCGGCGTGAACGCCATCCGCACCGCGCACGACCCGCCGAGTCCGGCCTTCCTCGAACTCACCGACCGGATGGGTTTCCTGGTCCTGGACGAGTTCTTCGACGTCTGGACCCAGCACAAGTATTCCGACGTCGGCGACTACGCGACGTACTTCAACCGGACCGCCTCCTCCCCCACGGGCACGCCGGCCGTGCCCGGCGCGACCGGCTCGACGCCGTGGTACCAGGTCGACGCCACCAGCATCGTCGCGCGCGACCGCAACCACCCCAGCGTGGCGATGTGGAGTGCCGGCAACGAGATCCGCGACTCGATCTCGACGCGGACACCGCTGTTGAGCAAGATGGTGTCGATCTCGCACGCCCTGGATCCGAGCCGGCCCGTCACCCAGGCGCTGTTCCGGCCGGGCGACAGCGGTGACGTCACCGGCGCCACCCGGACCACCCTCGACGTCTTCGGCGGCAACTACCGGCCCGACGAGGTCATCAAGGCCATGGGCATGTCGCCGGCGCGGCCGGGGCTGTTCACGGAGATGGGCACCGACACGTCGGCGTGGACGACGGTGAAGAACAACCCCGGCGTCACCGGCCTGTTCATCTGGACCGGCGCGGCCTACCTCGGCGAGGCGGACGGCTTGTGGCCCAACGTCGAAACCGGCTTCGGCCTGATGGACGCGGTCGGGACGGTGCGACCGATCGGGTACTCGTGGCAGACCACCTGGGGCGCGCCCCGGACGTCACCGCCGCCGACCGGCAGCACGCCGAACCGGGTACTGCTCTCACCCGACCACGGCACGGTGTCGACCGACGGCAACGACATCTCGTACGTCAAGGCGACCGTCGCCGACAGCTCCGGCCGGGTCGTGACCAGCTCCGCTGCCCCGATCACGTTCAGCATCAGCGGACCAGGCGTGATCGTGGCCGTCGACAGCGGCAGCCAGGCGCAGGAAAGCTTCCGCGGCAACACGAGGAAGGCGTACCAGGGCGTCGCGTACGCACTGGTCCGGGCCACCGGCGCGGGCACCATCACGGTGACCGCGAGCGCCAACGGGCTGACGCTGGGCAAGACCACCCTGACCGGCACCACGGCCCCGTTCGTGCCGTGCTCGGGCAGTTGCGACTGATGGAGGAGCTCATGAAGCGTTCCCTGCTGTTCTCCGCGGTCACGGCGATCGCGGTCACCGTCGTCGGCAGTGCGGCGGCCGTGGGCAGCCCGGCGGCCGGCAAGACGTACTACGTCGCCCCGAGCGGCAACGACAGCGCCGCGGGGACACAAACCGCGCCCTGGGCGTCGATCGCCCACGCCCAGGCCGTCGTGCAAGCCGGCGACACGGTCTACTTCCGGGGCGGCACCTACGCCTATTCACGGGCCAACAGCGGCTGCAAGAGCGAGACCGACCGGGTCGACGCGATCACCCTGAGCCGCAGCGGCAGTTCCGGCAACCTGATCAACTACGTGGCCTATCCCGGTGAGAAGCCCGTCTTCGACTTCTCCCGGGTCAAGGACAACTGCCGCATCAAGGGCTTCGACGTCACCGGCGACTGGATCCACATCAAGGGCCTGGAAGTCACGGGCGTTCCGCAGAACAACAACCTCAACCACGAGTCGTGGGGCATCTGGGTGTCCGGCAGCGACAACGTCTTCGAACTGATCAACGCCCACCACAACATGGGGCCCGGCCTGTTCATCCAGGACGGCGGCGGCAACGTCGTGCTGAACTCCGACTCGCACGACAACTACGACCCGCACACCTCCAACGGGGCCGGCGAGAGCGCCGACGGCTTCGGCGCGCACATCTCGGCCAACCATCCGGGCAACGTGTTCCGCGGCTGCCGCGCCTGGAACAACTCCGACGACGGGTTCGACCTGATCAACGCCTTCTCGTCGGTGACCATCGAGAACTCCTGGGCCTGGCACAACGGCTACATCCCGGGCACGAACACCTCGTCCGGCAACGGCAACGGCTTCAAGATGGGCGGCTACGGCGGCAAGTACGTCTCGAACGGCGCCAAGCACACCATCCGGAACTCGGTGGCGTTCAACAACAAGGCGTCCGGTTTCTACGCCAACCACCACACGCTGGCCAACGACTACTTCAACAACACCAGCTACGGCAACCACCCCGACTTCAACATGCTCGGCGTGAACAGCAGCGGCGCGGCCGTCGGCCTGGGCAACCTGCGCAACAACATCGCCTACACCGGCACCCTGTTGTCGAACATGTCCGGCACCAGCGCCTCGTACAACTCCTGGAACCTGGGCGTCTCCCTGTCCGACGCCCAGTTCCGCAGCGTGTCGACGTCCGGTTGGGACGCGCCCCGGCAGGCCGACGGCAGCCTGCCCGTGCTGCCCAACTTCCGCCTCGCCGCCACCAGCGGCCTCATCGACAAGGGCACGAACGTCGGCCTGCCGTACAACGGGCGGGCGCCGGACCTCGGCGCCTTCGAGTCCTGATCCCCCTGCCAGACAAGGAGCTCACCGTGAACGACAAGCCCGAGACCCAACTGGGGCGGCGCAGCCTGCTGCTCGGCGCGGCCGCCGGCGCCGGCGCGCTCGTGCTCGGCACCAGCGCCCTGCCCCGGGCGCTGGCCGCCGCCGCGCCGGCCGCTCCCGCCGCGACCACCTTCTTCAAGGCCGTCGACATCAGCTGGGCGCCGCAGATGCAGGCCCACGGCTACAGCTGGAAGAACGCCAGCGGGCAGAGCCAGGACCTGCTGACCATTCTCAAGGGTTACGGCATCAGCGCGGTCCGGCTGCGCACGTTCGTCAACCCCAGCGGCGACCCCGCCAACGGCCACTGCAGCATCGCCGAGGTGGCGGCGTTCGCGAAAAAGATCAAGGACGCCGGCATGTCGATCATGCTGGACTACATGTTCGGCGACACCTGGAACTCCGTCGGCGTGCAGAACCCGCCCGGGGCCTGGAAGAACATGAGCTACAGCCAGATGCTCTCGGCGATGAACAGCTACGTCAACCAGAGCATGAACGTCATGAAGAGCAACGACGTGCTGCCCACCTGGGTGCAGATCGGCAACGAGATCAACAGCGGCATCTGCCACCCCGTCGGCAGCGTCTCCAACCCGGGCCAGATGACCGGCCTGCTCAACGCCGCGTACAACCAGGTCAAGCAGGTGTCGCCGAGCACGACCGTGTGCATCCACTTGGCCCAGCCGCAGAAGTACGACTCGATGCAGACGTTCTTCAGCCGCTACTCCGGCAACGGCGGCAAGTGGGACATGTCCGTGTTCTCCTCCTACGGCAGCGCCAGCCTGGCCGGCGGCATCGTCGGCAACATGAAGAAGATCTCCGACGCCTACCACAAGCCGTTCATGCAGACCGAGTTCGGCGGACCCGTGAGCAAGGTCTCCGCCACCGAGTCCGCGCTGGTGGCCTACCTCAAGGCGCTCAAGAGCAACGGCGGGCAGGGCCTGTTCTACTGGGAGCCCGAGTGCATGTCGCCGTTCACCGGCTACGGCAACGGCGCCTGGAACTCCTCGACCCGCCAGCCCACCGCGATCATGGACGGGTTCAAGCAGGTATGAGCACGATGACCAGGTTCGGGACGCGGGTGGCCGTGCTGCTGGCGGTCGGTCTCGTCGTGACGCAAGGCGCTGCCAGCGCCCGGCCCGCGCAGACCGCCGTCAAGGCGTCCGGGATCACCGCTACCGTGAACACCGACGGCAGCTACCAGATCCGCACCCGGCAGCCCGCCGACTGGACGTTCAGCGGGACCGTCGGCCACCCGCTGACCAGCCGGAGCAACACCGCCGGGAGCGACTCCATCGGCGGGTACCAGCAGGTGACCTTCGGCTACACCGACGGCGTGCCGCGCACCGCCAGCATCCGGGTGTACCAGAACGCGCCGGTCGTGCTCTTCAGCGCGACCAACCAGTCCGCCGCGGCCAACAGCGCCGCGGCGACGTTCCCGGCGCTGACCACGCCCGCGCTGCCGTACCGGGAGTCGTTCCAGCACAAGCAGTTCTCGCCGTACCAGTTCAACGGCTCGCTGGCGCCGGACAGCCCGCTGGTGAGCTTCGACGGCCACGACAACGGGTTTCTGGTGTCCGCCGCGGACAACTTCGCGGTGGCCAACCTGACCCGGGGCGCCAACACCGTGGCCAACGGGATCACCTCCGGCGTGACGACCCTGCCGGCCGGGTTCACCCATCGCACGATGCTGGTCGCCGGTCAGGGCATCAACGCAACGTTCACCACCTGGGGCTCGGCACTGACGGCGTTGGGCGGCAAGCGGCCCATCCCCAACGACGCCGGCGTCACGCTGAACAACCTGGGTTACTGGACGGACAACGGCGCGAGCTACTACTACAAGTACGACACCTCGAAGGGTTATGCGGGCACGCTGACCGCCGTGGCCAAGGACTTCGCCTCCCGTGGTGTCCCGCTGGGCTATCTCCAGCTGGACAGCTGGTGGTATCCGAAGGGGTCGTCGAACAGCTGGCAGGGCAACGGGACCGACCGCGGCGGCGAGTATCGCTACCAGGCGGCGCCGGAGTTGTTCCTGAACGGCCTGGCCGCGTTCCAGAAGCAGCTCGGACTGCCGCTGGTCACCCACGCGCGGTGGATCGACGCCGCCAGTCCGTATCGGCAGCAGTACACGATGTCCGGCGACGTGGTGACCGATCCGGCGTTCTGGAACAGCACCATGAACTACCTCGCCGACGCCGGCGTGGCGACGTACGAGCAGGACTGGTTGTCGTCGGGCGCGCAGCCCCGGTACAACCTCACCGATCCCGACGCGTTCACGGGCAACATGGCCAACTCGGCGGCGGCGAAGAACGTCAGCGTGCAGTACTGCATGGCGTTGCCGTGGAACAACCTGCAGAGCACGCGCTACCAGAACGTCCAGACCGCGCGGGTCAACGAGGACCGGTTCGAACGATCGAAGTGGGACACGTTCTTGTTCGGCTCGCGGCTGGCCAGCGCGCTCGGCGAGTGGCCGTGGAGCGACGTGTTCCTGAGCAACGAGACCAGCAACCTGCTGTTGGCCACGCTGTCCGGCGGCATGGTCGGCGTCGGGGACGCGATCGGCAAGGAGAACACGACGAACCTGCTGCACAGCGTCCGGTCGGACGGTGTGATCGTCAAGCCGGACGTGCCGATCGTGCCCGTGGACTCGGTCTATCCGGCGATGGCCCAGGGTGGCACGCCGCCAATGGTCGCCGCCACCCACACCGACCACAACGGACTGCGGGACGGGTACTTCTTCGCCTACGCCCGCAACGGCGGCTCACAGTCGATCAGCTTCCGCCCCAACGACCACGGCATCGCCGGCGTTTCCTACGTGTACAACTACTTCACCGGGGCCGGAAGGCTGGTGCCGGCCGGTGGGACGTTCACCGACACGGTCAACGCCGACGGCTCCTACTACCTGGCCGCACCGGTTGGTCGGTCCGGTATCGCGTTCCTCGGGGACGCCGGCAAGTTCGTGTCACTGGGCGGCAAGCGCATCACCCAACTGTCCGACAACGGGACCGTGCGGGCCACCGTCAGCTTCGCGGCGAACGAGAAGTCGGTGACGCTGCACGGTTACGCCCCGACCGCGCCGACGGCCACCGGCAACACGGTCGGCGCGGTGCACTACGACTCGGCGACCCACCTGTTCACGGTGACCGTGACGCCGGGAACCGACCACAACGCCGTCATCACGCTCACTCGCTAGGAAAGGTCGCCGATGCCGTTTCCGAGACGAATCTTCCTGGCCGGCACCGGCGTGGCGGCCGCGGCCACCGCACTGGGTGCGCCGGCGGCCGCGACACCGACCACGCCGACGGCGGACCTGCACTGGCTGGACGGTCCGCCACCGGCCCCGGCCGGTAGCACCTGGGGGGTGCCGTGGCCGCGTGGCCAGGTGGCCAAGGGTGCGACTTTCGCGCTGGCCAGCGCGGACGGGGCGCCGGTTCCGGTGCAGTCGTGGCCGTTGGCCTACTGGCCGGAC containing:
- a CDS encoding right-handed parallel beta-helix repeat-containing protein is translated as MKRSLLFSAVTAIAVTVVGSAAAVGSPAAGKTYYVAPSGNDSAAGTQTAPWASIAHAQAVVQAGDTVYFRGGTYAYSRANSGCKSETDRVDAITLSRSGSSGNLINYVAYPGEKPVFDFSRVKDNCRIKGFDVTGDWIHIKGLEVTGVPQNNNLNHESWGIWVSGSDNVFELINAHHNMGPGLFIQDGGGNVVLNSDSHDNYDPHTSNGAGESADGFGAHISANHPGNVFRGCRAWNNSDDGFDLINAFSSVTIENSWAWHNGYIPGTNTSSGNGNGFKMGGYGGKYVSNGAKHTIRNSVAFNNKASGFYANHHTLANDYFNNTSYGNHPDFNMLGVNSSGAAVGLGNLRNNIAYTGTLLSNMSGTSASYNSWNLGVSLSDAQFRSVSTSGWDAPRQADGSLPVLPNFRLAATSGLIDKGTNVGLPYNGRAPDLGAFES
- a CDS encoding LacI family DNA-binding transcriptional regulator encodes the protein MFFREVDAAVLNLTDVRPTLADVAHAAGVSLATASRVLSGFHHVRPETRRQVEQAVDRLGYVRQRAGRMPGPRRTGLVAVTVCEDGGRLFADPYFSRILWGINRELAAADHQVVLLTMEPARNGKSAALRHLRGDHVDGALIVSMHARHAAALERVDVPMVIAGRPVGADPNRYSYVDVDNHGGAGQAVRHLIEAGRTRIATLAGPKDMSAGVDRLAGFRDALTAAGRFDPGLVVHGDFGLPAGEHAALRLLDRRPDVDAIFAASDLMAVGVLRALRRLGRRVPDDVAVIGFDNAPICRTTDPPLTTVGQPVEEAGARSARELLALIDGTVAEQRQVVLDTELVLRESA
- a CDS encoding MarR family winged helix-turn-helix transcriptional regulator — protein: MASPIERRLVFRRYLDAVGLHGLAAAAAAGLHATEWYALSLLDLEGSLTSGELSARTGLTTGATTRLIDRLERAGYVRRTTDAADRRKVVVEPAPDALAGVEAIVGPARRHIAEIIAGYTPEQQELLFDYFTRAAPAYREASEEIRRATRDGK
- a CDS encoding rhamnogalacturonan acetylesterase is translated as MSLKHHAFLMAGVTAAVLIPVPAATAAPQALPPQCSGTAPIKCHFDVSPGNYDVTVGLGSTTKAANTSMSVEARRQILTAVATAAGKVVPTTVTVNVRTPEGQPTGQGGTGTPGLDIVFGGSAPAISSLTVTKANAPLVAYLAGDSTVCDQPTAPYTGWGQILPTDVRNGAVVANYADSGESSGSFLANKALFPTLKALIKPKDLVLIQFGHNDKDTSESAFRSNLTAMVNGVRERGGIPVLVTPPVRRLFNGNTLTPTALHVNSKGVDLPAVIRALGKSANVPVIDLTAKSKALVQGLGPTGSQKIYLTKAADGVSDNTHFSQYGATQMANLVVQGVRELNLSLAGYLR
- a CDS encoding glycoside hydrolase family 12 protein is translated as MRKSLRFAQVGLATLATLVLTATTAHAATWSSSDKWGTWSNGGYTLSNDVWGGGAGPQTIWANSYSNWGVSSNQPNTGGVKSYPHSGRGIGKKLSSIGSVTSKFNVTVPGSGAYETAYDIWANNNAYEIMLWMNKTGAVGPIGSKQTTVTVGGHTWDVYKGSNGANAVFSFLRHGNTNAGSVDIKAVLNWIRSKGWFGDVTLGDVQFGFEITSTGRSLNFTSNSFSVSSS
- a CDS encoding glycoside hydrolase family 2 TIM barrel-domain containing protein; protein product: MAIRGRVWKIVACAVALLLTAPAGTAPAVGSGTTAANRLRTVTDFDAGWLFHYGDASGANATTYPDSAWRKVSVPHDWSIEGPNPPANPFAQSAPSTGRGGYLPSGIGWYRKHFSLAGVPSTRKVFVEFDGVMANASVYVNGKLIGTHPYGYTSFRYDITAAANLGADNVIAVKTDTSQQPASRYYTGAGIYRDVRLIATDPVHVDQWATYVTTPNATGVHAQTTVVNSGSSAASVSVQGVLTDPNGAALSPVTTSAKTIAAGGSATFSYDVPVSNPKLWDLTNPNLYSLATNVIVGGTAVDDDITPVGIRTLTFSASAGMKLNGKSVKFQGVALHQDFHGLGMAAPQRAMQRRLAELKALGVNAIRTAHDPPSPAFLELTDRMGFLVLDEFFDVWTQHKYSDVGDYATYFNRTASSPTGTPAVPGATGSTPWYQVDATSIVARDRNHPSVAMWSAGNEIRDSISTRTPLLSKMVSISHALDPSRPVTQALFRPGDSGDVTGATRTTLDVFGGNYRPDEVIKAMGMSPARPGLFTEMGTDTSAWTTVKNNPGVTGLFIWTGAAYLGEADGLWPNVETGFGLMDAVGTVRPIGYSWQTTWGAPRTSPPPTGSTPNRVLLSPDHGTVSTDGNDISYVKATVADSSGRVVTSSAAPITFSISGPGVIVAVDSGSQAQESFRGNTRKAYQGVAYALVRATGAGTITVTASANGLTLGKTTLTGTTAPFVPCSGSCD
- a CDS encoding glycosyl hydrolase 53 family protein, with amino-acid sequence MNDKPETQLGRRSLLLGAAAGAGALVLGTSALPRALAAAAPAAPAATTFFKAVDISWAPQMQAHGYSWKNASGQSQDLLTILKGYGISAVRLRTFVNPSGDPANGHCSIAEVAAFAKKIKDAGMSIMLDYMFGDTWNSVGVQNPPGAWKNMSYSQMLSAMNSYVNQSMNVMKSNDVLPTWVQIGNEINSGICHPVGSVSNPGQMTGLLNAAYNQVKQVSPSTTVCIHLAQPQKYDSMQTFFSRYSGNGGKWDMSVFSSYGSASLAGGIVGNMKKISDAYHKPFMQTEFGGPVSKVSATESALVAYLKALKSNGGQGLFYWEPECMSPFTGYGNGAWNSSTRQPTAIMDGFKQV